One window of the Triticum dicoccoides isolate Atlit2015 ecotype Zavitan chromosome 3B, WEW_v2.0, whole genome shotgun sequence genome contains the following:
- the LOC119282289 gene encoding glutamate--tRNA ligase, cytoplasmic-like, with protein sequence MVRMEVKLAFPQDRPPLSVISAAKIAGVSVIIDPTLASGSVPTLHFSSGDFIHGVNTVLRYIARVASVSSFYGQDDIQAAHVDQWLKYAPTHSLRL encoded by the exons ATGGTCCGAATGGAGGTCAAACTAGCATTCCCCCAGGACAGACCGCCACTTTCCGTCATTTCAGCCGCAAAGATTGCAGGTGTTTCTGTAATCATTGATCCGACCCTTGCCTCAGGTTCAGTGCCCACACTACACTTCAGTTCTGG GGATTTTATACATGGTGTCAACACAGTTCTCCGGTACATTGCACGTGTTGCATCTGTttccagcttctatggccaggacgATATTCAGGCAGCACAT GTTGACCAATGGCTCAAGTACGCACCAACTCATTCTCTCAGGCTCTGA